In Sporosarcina sp. PTS2304, a genomic segment contains:
- a CDS encoding metal-sulfur cluster assembly factor, translating into MSAEEIKEYLFGALENVIDPELGIDIVNLGLVYNAELLDEGVAKVTMTLTSMGCPMGPQIVANIKQELMELPEVKDTEVDIVWSPPWSRDNMSRYAKMALGVR; encoded by the coding sequence ATGAGTGCAGAAGAAATTAAAGAATATCTGTTTGGCGCGCTAGAGAATGTCATTGACCCGGAGTTAGGGATTGATATTGTGAATTTAGGGTTAGTTTATAATGCAGAACTTCTTGATGAAGGCGTCGCAAAAGTTACGATGACATTGACTTCAATGGGTTGTCCAATGGGACCGCAAATCGTAGCGAATATTAAACAGGAATTAATGGAACTACCTGAAGTAAAAGATACAGAAGTAGATATCGTCTGGAGTCCACCATGGTCACGTGATAATATGTCACGTTACGCTAAGATGGCATTAGGTGTTCGGTAA
- a CDS encoding prolyl oligopeptidase family serine peptidase has translation MIIRTEQWQHIPLLHVVEESKEHEHIPVVFFYHGFTSAKEHNLHYAYNLAKQGIRVILPEAMLHGDRAESLDDFHLALRFWEIVLASIQEASVLYEQLRERNLADDHTKIGMGGTSMGGITTFGCLASYDWIDAASVMMGSPAFVRVATGQIAYAERGGRELPILQAERDQLFAALDRVDLSKNPAKLHQRPLFMWHGEQDTVVPFEFTEEFHTMIQPQYKECPEHLYWMPDEEAGHAVSRPGMLGAVDWLAQHLNAR, from the coding sequence ATGATTATACGTACCGAACAATGGCAACATATACCTTTACTTCATGTTGTTGAGGAATCAAAAGAACATGAACATATACCTGTCGTGTTCTTTTATCATGGCTTTACTAGTGCGAAAGAACATAATTTGCATTATGCCTATAATTTGGCGAAGCAAGGTATTCGAGTGATACTGCCTGAGGCGATGCTGCATGGTGACCGCGCAGAATCATTGGACGACTTCCATTTGGCACTACGTTTTTGGGAGATTGTCTTAGCTTCTATTCAAGAGGCGAGTGTACTCTATGAACAATTACGTGAAAGAAATCTTGCAGATGACCATACGAAAATTGGTATGGGCGGAACGTCAATGGGAGGTATTACAACATTCGGTTGCTTAGCCAGCTATGATTGGATTGATGCTGCATCTGTCATGATGGGGTCGCCGGCATTCGTGCGTGTCGCTACAGGACAAATTGCATATGCGGAACGCGGCGGCCGAGAATTACCTATTTTACAGGCGGAACGTGATCAACTGTTTGCAGCTCTCGATCGAGTAGATTTATCAAAAAATCCAGCCAAATTGCATCAGCGACCTCTTTTCATGTGGCACGGCGAACAAGATACTGTCGTGCCGTTTGAGTTTACGGAAGAATTTCACACAATGATTCAGCCACAGTATAAAGAATGTCCGGAACATTTGTATTGGATGCCGGATGAAGAAGCAGGCCATGCAGTTTCACGACCTGGCATGTTAGGCGCAGTCGATTGGCTTGCACAGCATTTAAATGCAAGGTAG
- the rraA gene encoding ribonuclease E activity regulator RraA, with protein sequence MSVKTADLCDDFIDELQVCTVEFTSYGKHKRFSGPISTVKVFEDNVLVKEALQTIPEGNVLVVDGGGSKRCALMGDMLGEIAQDRKLAGVIIYGCARDTADLGTQEIGVMAIGSMPVKSIKRGEGQRDEVLHFGNVEWTPGHYVYADEDGVVVAPRKLV encoded by the coding sequence ATGTCAGTAAAAACAGCAGATTTATGTGATGATTTCATTGATGAACTACAAGTATGTACGGTCGAATTTACATCGTACGGAAAGCATAAACGGTTTTCCGGACCTATCTCTACAGTAAAAGTCTTCGAAGATAATGTCTTAGTAAAAGAAGCTTTGCAGACAATTCCAGAAGGCAATGTATTAGTAGTAGATGGTGGAGGTTCAAAACGCTGTGCATTGATGGGGGATATGCTCGGTGAAATTGCGCAAGATCGCAAATTGGCAGGGGTCATTATTTACGGGTGTGCACGTGATACAGCAGATCTTGGCACACAAGAAATCGGCGTCATGGCTATTGGCAGTATGCCGGTGAAAAGTATTAAGCGCGGAGAAGGTCAGCGTGACGAAGTGTTGCATTTCGGCAATGTGGAATGGACACCGGGACATTATGTCTATGCAGACGAAGATGGCGTCGTAGTTGCGCCGAGAAAATTAGTATAA